The sequence CGAAATAATTTTGTTTTTTGAGCCAAGTGTGCTCTGTAGCAAAAATTTCTGCTCGCTGGAAAATAAAAGTCGTTAAGGGTTGTAATTTTTTATTATCAATCCATACTTTTGCCTGGGTAAAACGATAATTACCTGTTTTTAAATGTCATTTTTTATTTACCGCTGTCTTTGTGACATTCAATGCCAAAAGCAGCAACAACCGACTGACATAGCCTTAATCATGTTTACAGTACAGTAACCTTCCCGTAAAATGCCCGCTCGCGTAAAATGACAATAGAGCCCTTGTAATTGAGGTCGCTAGATGAGACTCAGGAAATACAATAGAATTTTTGGGATGTTGTCTTTATTTGCAGCTACAGCATTGCTCAGCGGCTGCGATATGGCATTGATGAATCCCAAAGGACAGGTCGGGTTGGAGCAACGATCGTTAATACTGACGGCCATCGGCCTGATGCTGATCGTTGTTGTTCCCGTCATTATCATGGCCATCGCTTTCGCCTGGAAGTTCAGAGCTTCCAATGAGAAGGCAAAGTACACTCCCAATTGGTCCCACTCCAACAAGATCGAAGCCGTTGTCTGGACAGTGCCAATAATCATAATCGTTATTCTTGCCGCGATTACCTGGAAGACGACCCATTCGCTTGATCCTTACAAGCCTTTGGAATCAGACGTTAAACCCGTCAATGTCGAAGTGATTTCCCTTGACTGGAAATGGCTGTTCGTCTACCCGGACCTGGGCATCGCCAGCGTTAACGAGCTTGCTTTCCCGGCAAACGTGCCGGTTGCATTCAAGATCACCTCCGATTCCGTGATGAACTCGTTTTTCATCCCTCGTCTCGGCGGGCAAATCTATGCTATGGCCGGTATGCAGACCAAGCTGCATCTGATTGCCAATGAAGCGGGAAAATATGACGGTATATCCGGCGCCTACAGCGGAAAAGGCTTTTCCGGCATGAAGTTTACCGCCATCGCCACGCCAAGCCAGCAGGAGTTCGACCAGTGGGTGGCGAACGTTCGCGCCTCGTCCAAAACGCTCAACAGCATGGATGAGTTCAATAAGCTGGCTCAGCCGAGTGAATACCATCCAGTGGAATATTTCTCTAGCGTTCAACCGGATTTGTTTAGAAAAATCATTCTCAAATTCACAGGCCACGACATGAACATGCAGCATCATGGTGAAGGCATAAAACACGATGAAAACATGCGGCACGATGAGGGTATGAACATGGGCGAGCATAGCTCGCACCAAGGAGCCGAGGGATAATACGATGTTCGGAAAACTTACACTCGATGCAATTCCGTATCATGAACCCATTATCATGGTTACCGTGGCGGGGATCATCGTCGGCGGCCTGGCGCTGCTGGCGGCAATAACCTATTTCGGTAAATGGAAATGGTTATGGACGGAATGGTTCACCTCCGTAGACCATAAAAAGATCGGCATTATGTATGTCATCGTCGCTCTGGTGATGATGCTGCGCGGTTTTGCCGATGCCATCATGATGCGTGGTCAACAGGTTCTGGCCTCCGCCGGCGAAGCCGGCTTCCTCAACGCCCACCACTACGATCAGATCTTTACCGCGCACGGCGTGATCATGATTTTCTTCGTGGCGACGCCGTTTGTGGTGGGGTTGATGAACCTGGCGGTTCCTTTGCAAATCGGCGCCCGCGACGTCGCCTTCCCTTTCCTGAACTCGTTGAGTTTCTGGCTGTTCGTGGCCGGGGTGATTCTGATCAACATCTCTCTCGGCGTAGGCGAATTCGCCCAGACGGGCTGGGTGGCTTATCCGCCGCTCTCCGGCAAGGAGTACAGCCCCGGCGTCGGGGTCGATTACTGGATATGGAGTTTGCAGATATCCGGTCTGGGCACCACGCTGACCGGCGTCAATTTCTTCGCCACCATTATGAAAATGCGCGCGCCGGGCATGTCGCTGATGAAAATGCCGGTCTTTACCTGGACGGCGCTGTGCACCAACGTACTGATTATCGCCGCATTCCCGATACTGACCGTAACCATCGCGCTGCTGACGCTGGACCGTTACCTCGGCACCCATTTCTTTACCAACGATATGGGCGGCAACATGATGATGTACATCAACCTGATCTGGGCCTGGGGTCATCCTGAGGTTTATATTCTGGTACTGCCGGTATTCGGTATCTATTCGGAAGTGGTCGCCACATTCTGTAAAAAACGCCTGTTTGGCTACACCTCGCTGGTGTGGGCGACTATCGCCATTACCATACTGTCGTTCGTCGTTTGGTTGCACCATTTCTTTACCATGGGCTCGGGCGCCAACGTCAACGCATTCTTCGGTATCGCCACGATGATTATTTCCATCCCCACCGGGGTGAAAATATTCAACTGGCTGTTCACCATGTATCAGGGCCGCATTCAGTCTCACTCCACCATGCTGTGGTCAATCGGCTTTATCGTCACCTTCTCCATCGGCGGGATGACGGGGGTGTTGCTGGCGGTGCCGGGCGCCAACTTCGTGTTGCATAACAGCCTGTTCCTGATCGCCCATTTCCATAATGTGATCATCGGCGGCGTAGTGTTCGGCTGCTTTGCCGGCATCACTTACTGGTTCCCGAAAGCCTTCGGCTTCACCCTGAACGAAACCTGGGGTAAACGCGCGTTCTGGTTCTGGATCATCGGCTTCTTCGTTGCCTTTATGCCGCTCTACGTGCTGGGCTTTATGGGTATGACCCGTCGCTTAGGTCAGCAGATCAACCCGGAGTTCCATTCACTGCTGGTGGTGGCTTCCGTCGGTGCGCTGCTGATCGGTATCGGCGTGCTGTGCCAGGTGATGCAGTTCTACGTCAGTATCCGCGATCGCCACCAGAACCGCGACCTGACGGGCGACCCGTGGGACGGCCGTACGCTGGAATGGTCCACCTCGTCTCCGGCGCCGTTCTATAACTTCGCCACCGTGCCGCTCGTTGACGATCGCGATGCATTCTGGGATGCCAAGGAGAAAGGCGAGGCCTACCGGAAACCTGCTGGCTATGAAGAGATTCATATGCCGAAAAATACCGGTGCGGGCGTCATTATTTCCGCCTTCAGTCTGGTATTCGGCTTTGCCATGATTTGGCATATCTGGTGGCTGGCGATTATCGGCTTTGCCGGAATGGTCGTGACCTGGATCGTGCACAGTTTTAATCAGGACGTTGACTACTACGTTCCGGTTAAAGAAATCGAAAAAATCGAGAATCAGAATTTTGATCAAATCAGCAAAGCAGGTCTGAAACATGTCAACTGAAACTCTGACTAACCATAGCGCAGCCCATGCCGAGCATGGGCACCACGATGCGGGAGCCACCAAGGTATTCGGTTTCTGGATCTACCTGATGAGCGACTGCATACTCTTTGCGTCTCTGTTCGCAACCTATGCCGTGCTGGTTAATGGTACCGCGGGCGGTCCGACGGGGAAGGACATTTTCGAATTGCCCTTCGTGTT comes from Brenneria nigrifluens DSM 30175 = ATCC 13028 and encodes:
- the cyoA gene encoding cytochrome o ubiquinol oxidase subunit II, which translates into the protein MRLRKYNRIFGMLSLFAATALLSGCDMALMNPKGQVGLEQRSLILTAIGLMLIVVVPVIIMAIAFAWKFRASNEKAKYTPNWSHSNKIEAVVWTVPIIIIVILAAITWKTTHSLDPYKPLESDVKPVNVEVISLDWKWLFVYPDLGIASVNELAFPANVPVAFKITSDSVMNSFFIPRLGGQIYAMAGMQTKLHLIANEAGKYDGISGAYSGKGFSGMKFTAIATPSQQEFDQWVANVRASSKTLNSMDEFNKLAQPSEYHPVEYFSSVQPDLFRKIILKFTGHDMNMQHHGEGIKHDENMRHDEGMNMGEHSSHQGAEG
- the cyoB gene encoding cytochrome o ubiquinol oxidase subunit I; translated protein: MFGKLTLDAIPYHEPIIMVTVAGIIVGGLALLAAITYFGKWKWLWTEWFTSVDHKKIGIMYVIVALVMMLRGFADAIMMRGQQVLASAGEAGFLNAHHYDQIFTAHGVIMIFFVATPFVVGLMNLAVPLQIGARDVAFPFLNSLSFWLFVAGVILINISLGVGEFAQTGWVAYPPLSGKEYSPGVGVDYWIWSLQISGLGTTLTGVNFFATIMKMRAPGMSLMKMPVFTWTALCTNVLIIAAFPILTVTIALLTLDRYLGTHFFTNDMGGNMMMYINLIWAWGHPEVYILVLPVFGIYSEVVATFCKKRLFGYTSLVWATIAITILSFVVWLHHFFTMGSGANVNAFFGIATMIISIPTGVKIFNWLFTMYQGRIQSHSTMLWSIGFIVTFSIGGMTGVLLAVPGANFVLHNSLFLIAHFHNVIIGGVVFGCFAGITYWFPKAFGFTLNETWGKRAFWFWIIGFFVAFMPLYVLGFMGMTRRLGQQINPEFHSLLVVASVGALLIGIGVLCQVMQFYVSIRDRHQNRDLTGDPWDGRTLEWSTSSPAPFYNFATVPLVDDRDAFWDAKEKGEAYRKPAGYEEIHMPKNTGAGVIISAFSLVFGFAMIWHIWWLAIIGFAGMVVTWIVHSFNQDVDYYVPVKEIEKIENQNFDQISKAGLKHVN